The following are encoded in a window of Terriglobales bacterium genomic DNA:
- a CDS encoding type II CAAX endopeptidase family protein — MTGDWPQLSERVLQPAQLPAEQPPEGGLAAELRGFGPLGILAILAILLTGNISFGNVMLPVGALLILLWMRLSRTPWREIGYVRPSSWIGAAVVGIAFGFSLKFLLKAIVLPLFGADPINHAYHYLAGNRAALPGAVWMMFAAGFGEETIYRGFMFERLEKLLGTRAIGKTAIVILTSLWFAVGHLANQGVIGAGQAMIVGLVLGTIYARTRRIFMLMCAHTAFDLTALAMIYWNLESRVAHLVFR, encoded by the coding sequence ATGACAGGAGACTGGCCACAGCTTTCGGAGCGCGTTCTTCAGCCTGCACAACTGCCGGCCGAGCAGCCACCAGAAGGTGGTTTGGCCGCGGAGTTGCGAGGGTTCGGGCCGCTTGGAATTCTGGCGATTCTTGCCATTCTCCTCACCGGCAATATTTCATTCGGCAACGTGATGCTGCCAGTCGGCGCGTTGTTAATACTGCTGTGGATGCGGTTGTCGCGAACCCCTTGGCGCGAGATTGGATACGTGCGGCCCAGCAGCTGGATTGGTGCCGCTGTCGTGGGCATCGCTTTCGGCTTTTCGTTGAAGTTCCTGCTGAAGGCAATCGTCCTGCCGCTGTTCGGCGCCGATCCGATCAATCATGCATACCACTATCTGGCGGGCAACAGAGCCGCGCTTCCCGGCGCAGTATGGATGATGTTTGCCGCCGGCTTCGGAGAAGAAACCATCTACCGCGGATTCATGTTCGAGCGTCTGGAAAAGCTGCTCGGCACCAGGGCTATCGGAAAGACCGCGATTGTGATCCTCACGTCTCTATGGTTTGCGGTTGGACACCTTGCTAATCAAGGTGTCATCGGAGCCGGGCAGGCCATGATCGTCGGGCTCGTTCTCGGCACGATTTACGCGCGCACTCGCCGCATTTTCATGCTGATGTGCGCACACACCGCCTTCGACCTTACGGCCCTCGCGATGATCTATTGGAACCTCGAGTCCCGCGTAGCGCACCTTGTGTTTCGGTAA
- a CDS encoding SpoIIE family protein phosphatase: protein MASTSSSRPSEQFALRLDRQDPYLRVLCVNVYVRDQDRSLRFYVDQLKFRLVVDQSYESGDRWVAVAPPDGATILALYAPKPGSKEHKLIGRSRDVVFVTEDVIAKFHEWTESGVHFYHPPQTTLWGGIFTRFDDPDGNSFALVGKDDFVREIEAERRAAAEKLEAERRAAQELEIAKQVQARLFPQSRPPLQTLDYAGVCVQARQVGGDYYDFIHLGHERVGIIIGDISGKGIAGALLMANFQANLRSQSPIALDQPERFLRSVNELFYKNTTDSAYATLFFAEYDDSLRRLRYANCGHYSALLLRGDHTLERLDSTCTVLGLFPEWECSIEERLLCSGDTLLLYTDGITESSNEADEEFGEERLIEALRRHSELPAERMLTAIVDEVRQFNAHEQQDDLTLIVAKCIAD, encoded by the coding sequence ATGGCGAGCACTTCTTCATCCCGTCCGTCAGAACAGTTCGCACTTCGCCTGGACCGGCAGGATCCTTATCTTCGCGTTCTTTGCGTGAATGTATATGTCCGCGATCAAGATCGAAGTTTGCGTTTCTATGTGGATCAGCTTAAATTCCGCCTCGTGGTCGATCAAAGCTATGAATCAGGAGATCGCTGGGTAGCAGTTGCTCCGCCGGACGGCGCGACCATTCTTGCCCTTTACGCTCCCAAGCCAGGCTCGAAGGAGCACAAGCTTATCGGACGCTCGCGAGACGTGGTGTTCGTCACCGAGGATGTCATTGCCAAGTTCCATGAATGGACCGAGAGCGGCGTCCACTTTTACCATCCGCCGCAGACCACTCTTTGGGGCGGCATTTTCACCCGCTTCGACGATCCCGACGGCAACTCCTTCGCACTCGTAGGCAAGGACGACTTCGTTCGCGAGATCGAAGCCGAGCGCCGCGCGGCCGCAGAGAAGCTGGAGGCGGAACGCCGCGCAGCCCAGGAACTCGAAATCGCAAAGCAAGTGCAGGCGAGGCTATTTCCGCAGAGTCGTCCGCCGCTGCAAACGCTGGACTATGCGGGAGTATGCGTGCAAGCGCGTCAAGTTGGAGGAGACTACTACGATTTCATCCACCTCGGCCACGAGCGCGTGGGGATCATCATCGGCGACATCTCCGGAAAAGGCATAGCAGGCGCGCTGTTGATGGCGAACTTTCAGGCCAACCTGCGTAGTCAGAGTCCGATCGCCTTGGATCAGCCGGAACGATTTCTGCGATCGGTGAATGAGCTCTTTTACAAGAACACCACCGACAGCGCCTATGCCACGCTCTTCTTTGCCGAATATGACGACAGTCTCCGCCGGTTGCGGTACGCCAATTGCGGGCACTACTCTGCGCTCCTACTCAGAGGGGATCACACTTTGGAGCGGCTAGACTCGACGTGCACAGTGCTGGGACTCTTCCCGGAATGGGAGTGCTCGATTGAGGAGCGGCTGCTGTGCTCCGGCGACACACTTCTGCTATACACCGATGGAATCACAGAGTCATCAAACGAAGCAGACGAGGAGTTCGGAGAGGAGCGTCTGATTGAAGCCTTGCGGCGGCACAGCGAGCTGCCGGCAGAGCGTATGCTCACTGCCATCGTCGACGAGGTTCGGCAGTTTAACGCCCACGAACAACAGGATGATCTAACGTTAATCGTGGCGAAGTGCATTGCAGATTAG